In Papaver somniferum cultivar HN1 chromosome 1, ASM357369v1, whole genome shotgun sequence, a genomic segment contains:
- the LOC113287406 gene encoding vacuolar-sorting receptor 3-like isoform X2: protein MKKFIGVLVFRVFYMMMLMSLTMARFVVEKNSLTITSPDSIKGTHDSAVANFGVPQYGGSMAGTIVYPKENQKGCNEFDKISFHKNSAGGLPQFVLLDRGDCYFTLKVWNAEKAGASAVLVADDVDEQLITMDSSQDGGASAKFIENITIPSALITKDFGEKLKKAISGGDMVNVNLDWREAVPHPDERVEYELWSNSNDECGPKCNMLMEFVKDFKGAAQILEQGGYTLFTPHYITWYCPQAFTLSKQCKSQCINHGRYCAPDPEQDFSEGYEGKDVVVENLRQLCVFRVANETKKPWLWWDYVTDFQIRCPMKQKKYNKECADGVIKSLGLDTGKIEKCMGDPNADSDNSVLKEEQDAQVGKGSRGDVTILPTIVINNRQYRGKLDKGAVLKAICSGFQETTDPAVCLSGDIETNECLDNNGGCWQDKASNITACKDTFRGKVCQCPLVDGVQFTGDGYSHCTASGPGRCKINNGGCWKETRDGLTSSACVESMGDTCHCPHGFKGDGVKSCVDIDECKEKTACQCPECSCKNTWGDYECTCSGGLLYMKDHDTCISKSSSGARSAWTAFWISFVGLAMAAGGGYLVYKYRLRSYMDSEIRAIMAQYMPLDSQVEIATHSSENHA from the exons atgaagaaatttatagggGTTTTGGTATTTAGGGTTTTTTATATGATGATGTTAATGTCATTAACAATGGCTAGATTTGTTGTAGAAAAGAATAGTTTAACAATAACATCACCAGATAGTATTAAAGGAACTCATGATAGTGCTGTTGCGAATTTTGGTGTTCCTCAGTATGGAGGTAGTATGGCTGGTACAATCGTTTATCCTAAAGAGAATCAAAAAGGTTGTAATGAATTTGATAAGATTTCATTTCATAAGAACTCTGCTGGTGGGCTTCCTCAGTTTGTTTTGCTTGATCGCGGAG ATTGTTATTTTACTTTGAAGGTTTGGAATGCGGAGAAAGCCGGGGCATCTGCAGTGCTTGTTGCGGATGATGTCGATGAGCAATTGATAACAATGGATTCATCTCAAGATGGTGGTGCATCTGCAAAgttcattgaaaacataactatacCATCTGCTCTTATTACCAAGGATTTTGGTGAGAAGCTGAAGAAGGCGATTAGTGGTGGCGATATGGTTAATGTGAACTTAGACTGGAGAGAAGCTGTTCCTCATCCCGATGAGCGTGTAGAATATGAGCTGTGGAGTAACAGTAATGATGAGTGTGGTCCTAAATGTAATATGTTGATGGAATTTGTCAAGGATTTTAAAGGTGCTGCGCAGATTCTTGAGCAAGGAGGTTATACATTGTTTACGCCGCATTATATAACTTGGTACTGTCCTCAGGCGTTTACGTTAAGCAAGCAGTGTAAGTCTCAGTGTATTAATCATGGAAGGTACTGTGCGCCTGATCCTGAACAAGATTTCAGTGAAGGGTATGAAGGAAAGGATGTGGTTGTTGAAAATTTGAGACAGCTTTGTGTGTTTAGAGTAGCAAATGAGACTAAGAAACCTTGGCTCTGGTGGGATTATGTAACTGACTTTCAAATACGGTGTCCTATGAAGCAGAAAAAGTACAACAAAGAATGTGCGGATGGTGTTATCAAATCTCTCG GCCTCGACACTGGAAAGATTGAGAAGTGTATGGGAGATCCAAATGCCGACTCTGACAATTCTGTCTTGAAAGAAGAGCAGGATGCACAA gtTGGGAAAGGATCCAGAGGTGATGTTACTATACTCCCTACCATTGTAATTAACAACCGACAATATCGAG GAAAGTTAGATAAAGGTGCTGTTTTGAAAGCCATTTGTTCTGGTTTTCAAGAAACTACTGATCCAGCTGTTTGTCTAAGCGGTG ATATAGAGACAAATGAGTGTCTGGATAATAATGGTGGTTGCTGGCAAGATAAGGCATCTAACATCACTGCCTGCAAG GATACATTTCGTGGGAAAGTGTGTCAGTGTCCCTTGGTTGACGGTGTGCAGTTCACAGGAGACGGTTATAGCCACTGCACAG CAAGTGGTCCAGGGCGGTGTAAGATTAATAATGGGGGATGTTGGAAAGAAACTCGTGATGGACTGACATCTTCTGCTTGCGTG GAAAGTATGGGTGATACATGCCACTGTCCGCATGGGTTCAAAGGTGACGGTGTCAAAAGCTGTGTAG ATATTGATGAATGCAAAGAAAAGACAGCTTGCCAGTGCCCCGAATGCAGCTGCAAGAATACATGGGGAGACTATGAATGTACCTGTAGTGGAGGACTCCTGTACATGAAGGATCATGACACTTGCATAA GTAAGAGTTCTAGTGGAGCAAGGTCGGCCTGGACTGCTTTTTGGATCAGTTTCGTAGGCTTAGCTATGGCTGCCGGTGGAggctatctagtttacaaatatAGATTAAGA TCGTACATGGATTCAGAGATTAGAGCAATCATGGCACAATATATGCCATTGGACAGTCAAGTAGAGATAGCAACTCACTCCAGTGAGAATCACGCCTAA
- the LOC113287406 gene encoding vacuolar-sorting receptor 3-like isoform X1 translates to MKKFIGVLVFRVFYMMMLMSLTMARFVVEKNSLTITSPDSIKGTHDSAVANFGVPQYGGSMAGTIVYPKENQKGCNEFDKISFHKNSAGGLPQFVLLDRGDCYFTLKVWNAEKAGASAVLVADDVDEQLITMDSSQDGGASAKFIENITIPSALITKDFGEKLKKAISGGDMVNVNLDWREAVPHPDERVEYELWSNSNDECGPKCNMLMEFVKDFKGAAQILEQGGYTLFTPHYITWYCPQAFTLSKQCKSQCINHGRYCAPDPEQDFSEGYEGKDVVVENLRQLCVFRVANETKKPWLWWDYVTDFQIRCPMKQKKYNKECADGVIKSLGLDTGKIEKCMGDPNADSDNSVLKEEQDAQVGKGSRGDVTILPTIVINNRQYRGKLDKGAVLKAICSGFQETTDPAVCLSGDIETNECLDNNGGCWQDKASNITACKDTFRGKVCQCPLVDGVQFTGDGYSHCTASGPGRCKINNGGCWKETRDGLTSSACVVGDIFHYESMGDTCHCPHGFKGDGVKSCVDIDECKEKTACQCPECSCKNTWGDYECTCSGGLLYMKDHDTCISKSSSGARSAWTAFWISFVGLAMAAGGGYLVYKYRLRSYMDSEIRAIMAQYMPLDSQVEIATHSSENHA, encoded by the exons atgaagaaatttatagggGTTTTGGTATTTAGGGTTTTTTATATGATGATGTTAATGTCATTAACAATGGCTAGATTTGTTGTAGAAAAGAATAGTTTAACAATAACATCACCAGATAGTATTAAAGGAACTCATGATAGTGCTGTTGCGAATTTTGGTGTTCCTCAGTATGGAGGTAGTATGGCTGGTACAATCGTTTATCCTAAAGAGAATCAAAAAGGTTGTAATGAATTTGATAAGATTTCATTTCATAAGAACTCTGCTGGTGGGCTTCCTCAGTTTGTTTTGCTTGATCGCGGAG ATTGTTATTTTACTTTGAAGGTTTGGAATGCGGAGAAAGCCGGGGCATCTGCAGTGCTTGTTGCGGATGATGTCGATGAGCAATTGATAACAATGGATTCATCTCAAGATGGTGGTGCATCTGCAAAgttcattgaaaacataactatacCATCTGCTCTTATTACCAAGGATTTTGGTGAGAAGCTGAAGAAGGCGATTAGTGGTGGCGATATGGTTAATGTGAACTTAGACTGGAGAGAAGCTGTTCCTCATCCCGATGAGCGTGTAGAATATGAGCTGTGGAGTAACAGTAATGATGAGTGTGGTCCTAAATGTAATATGTTGATGGAATTTGTCAAGGATTTTAAAGGTGCTGCGCAGATTCTTGAGCAAGGAGGTTATACATTGTTTACGCCGCATTATATAACTTGGTACTGTCCTCAGGCGTTTACGTTAAGCAAGCAGTGTAAGTCTCAGTGTATTAATCATGGAAGGTACTGTGCGCCTGATCCTGAACAAGATTTCAGTGAAGGGTATGAAGGAAAGGATGTGGTTGTTGAAAATTTGAGACAGCTTTGTGTGTTTAGAGTAGCAAATGAGACTAAGAAACCTTGGCTCTGGTGGGATTATGTAACTGACTTTCAAATACGGTGTCCTATGAAGCAGAAAAAGTACAACAAAGAATGTGCGGATGGTGTTATCAAATCTCTCG GCCTCGACACTGGAAAGATTGAGAAGTGTATGGGAGATCCAAATGCCGACTCTGACAATTCTGTCTTGAAAGAAGAGCAGGATGCACAA gtTGGGAAAGGATCCAGAGGTGATGTTACTATACTCCCTACCATTGTAATTAACAACCGACAATATCGAG GAAAGTTAGATAAAGGTGCTGTTTTGAAAGCCATTTGTTCTGGTTTTCAAGAAACTACTGATCCAGCTGTTTGTCTAAGCGGTG ATATAGAGACAAATGAGTGTCTGGATAATAATGGTGGTTGCTGGCAAGATAAGGCATCTAACATCACTGCCTGCAAG GATACATTTCGTGGGAAAGTGTGTCAGTGTCCCTTGGTTGACGGTGTGCAGTTCACAGGAGACGGTTATAGCCACTGCACAG CAAGTGGTCCAGGGCGGTGTAAGATTAATAATGGGGGATGTTGGAAAGAAACTCGTGATGGACTGACATCTTCTGCTTGCGTGGTTGGTGATATCTTTCATTAT GAAAGTATGGGTGATACATGCCACTGTCCGCATGGGTTCAAAGGTGACGGTGTCAAAAGCTGTGTAG ATATTGATGAATGCAAAGAAAAGACAGCTTGCCAGTGCCCCGAATGCAGCTGCAAGAATACATGGGGAGACTATGAATGTACCTGTAGTGGAGGACTCCTGTACATGAAGGATCATGACACTTGCATAA GTAAGAGTTCTAGTGGAGCAAGGTCGGCCTGGACTGCTTTTTGGATCAGTTTCGTAGGCTTAGCTATGGCTGCCGGTGGAggctatctagtttacaaatatAGATTAAGA TCGTACATGGATTCAGAGATTAGAGCAATCATGGCACAATATATGCCATTGGACAGTCAAGTAGAGATAGCAACTCACTCCAGTGAGAATCACGCCTAA
- the LOC113314062 gene encoding transcription factor bHLH84-like, with protein MEHGGTLSLEWNSFHGVSTEEEADFMAQLLAGNYSSSCQNDQDPCLTLSTPSSMWPSHETSSMAGHGHGHGHGHGHENDHQASYYCSENNTVNSGHHVYYYSQENNYNGRTSIFLPTPGHHESYNLNESDPNMETDISCLSMNFCTMNQQNSSTSSHKMSYPDNVIEEPVCMKLEMNSYSLDDPRGDHAEEAIASDRKILQKRKSESLEPEATTEDDNTNNTESLPSPKKKSRSSYVPKNKRNAHAKKNQKASKEEEEDETDAGLNKHSSSCSGSEDESNAPQEPNGGSVSKTSKKSGALNLSGKTRASRGSATDPQSLYARKRRERINERLRILQNLVPNGTKVDISTMLEEAVEYVKFLQLQIKLLSSDDLWMYAPIAYNGMDIGLDRSRHPAAALL; from the exons ATGGAGCACGGTGGAACTTTGTCACTTGAATGGAATTCATTTCATGGAGTTTCAACGGAAGAAGAAGCTGATTTCATGGCTCAACTGCTAGCAGGGAACTATTCATCATCATGTCAGAACGATCAAGACCCGTGTCTTACATTGAGTACTCCATCTTCAATGTGGCCTAGCCATGAAACCAGCAGCATGGCAGGACATGGACATGGGCATGGTCATGGTCATGGTCATGAAAATGATCATCAAGCTTCTTATTATTGTTCAGAGAATAATACTGTTAACTCTGGTCATCATGTAtattattattcgcaagaaaataACTACAATGGCCGCACTAGTATTTTTCTCCCGACTCCCGGTCATCATGAAAGCTATAATTTAAACGAGTCTGATCCAAATATGGAGACTGATATTAGTTGTCTCTCTATGAATTTTTGTACAATGAATCAGCAGAATAGTAGTACTTCATCGCATAAAATGTCATATCCTGACAATGTAATTGAAGAACCTGTCTGCATGAAACTAGAAATGAATAGTTATAGTTTGGATGATCCTCGAGGAGACCATGCAGAGGAGGCCATTGCTTCGGATAGGAAAATTCTGCAGAAGCGAAAATCGGAGAGTTTGGAACCAGAAGCAACCACAGAAGATGATAACACTAACAATACTGAGTCATTACCAAGCCCGAAGAAGAAGTCTCGGTCTTCATAT GTTCCAAAAAACAAGAGGAATGCACATGCAAAGAAGAACCAGAAGGCTAgtaaggaggaggaagaggacgAGACAGATGCTGGTTTGAATAAGCACAGCTCTAGTTGTTCCGGCTCTGAAGACGAATCCAACGCTCCTCAGGAACCCAATGGAGGTTCAGTTTCAAAAACCTCCAAAAAGTCCGGTGCACTCAATTTGAGTGGTAAAACGAGAGCCAGTAGAGGATCGGCAACCGACCCTCAAAGCCTCTATGCAAGG AAACGAAGAGAAAGAATCAATGAAAGGTTAAGAATCTTGCAGAACCTGGTACCTAATGGAACCAAG GTTGATATCAGTACAATGCTCGAAGAAGCTGTTGAATATGTCAAGTTTTTGCAACTTCAGATCAAG CTTTTAAGCTCAGATGATCTTTGGATGTATGCACCAATTGCTTATAACGGAATGGATATTGgactcgaccgaagcaggcatccTGCAGCTGCACTCCTATGA